A single genomic interval of Armigeres subalbatus isolate Guangzhou_Male chromosome 1, GZ_Asu_2, whole genome shotgun sequence harbors:
- the LOC134214626 gene encoding uncharacterized protein LOC134214626: MSEGRYVRLNRFNGGSSEEEECATTECLEVGRFVRAPVVHDVDSEYEDQNDGDQQYDPHRIETDTNYENNALKKQVADMEKKIADLSAEVKSSRERDISRNDAEESWNSFRNGRSSQAEGHIPSIRWDQMKPFPKNVAANKMWEEWSKYIENFEIAASLSNAIDPTRRSQLLFIRWARKCRESFVLLN; encoded by the coding sequence ATGTCCGAAGGAAGATACGTGCGATTGAACCGCTTTAATGGTGGTAGTAGTGAAGAAGAAGAGTGTGCGACGACCGAGTGTTTGGAGGTAGGGAGGTTTGTTCGCGCTCCAGTTGTTCATGATGTCGACAGCGAGTATGAAGACCAAAATGATGGAGACCAGCAATACGACCCCCACCGGATTGAAACTGATACTAACTATGAAAACAACGCTTTGAAGAAGCAAGTCGCTGACATGGAGAAGAAGATCGCGGACCTGTCAGCTGAAGTTAAAAGTTCCCGGGAGCGTGATATCAGCAGAAATGATGCAGAGGAAAGTTGGAACAGCTTTCGCAATGGGCGATCGTCTCAGGCAGAGGGACATATCCCATCTATACGCTGGGACCAAATGAAGCCATTTCCAAAAAACGTCGCCGCAAATAAAATGTGGGAAGAATGgtcaaaatatatagaaaacTTCGAAATCGCTGCATCGTTGTCCAATGCTATTGACCCCACGCGGCGATCGCAACTACTTTTCATTCGATGGGCGAGGAAATGCAGGGAATCGTTCGTGCTGCTAAATTAA